Proteins encoded in a region of the Populus alba chromosome 13, ASM523922v2, whole genome shotgun sequence genome:
- the LOC118035477 gene encoding phenylalanine--tRNA ligase, chloroplastic/mitochondrial, with protein MALSLVHSTLFSKTSQLFLHTKTGFSHFSSSIPFSSSALPSNPKTWRRPVISALELGGVKIARDDVVRDDPTNNVPDTIFSKLGLQLHRRDQHPLGILKNTIYDYFDTNYSNKFDKFDELCPIVSVKQNFDDVLVPADHVSRSYNDTYYVDSQTVLRCHTSAHQAELLRKGHTHFLVTGDVYRRDSIDSTHYPVFHQMEGFRVFSPDEWEASGVDGTSFAAEDLKKCLEGLATHLFGAVEMRWVDTYFPFTNPSFELEIYFQEKWLEVLGCGVTEQEILKRNGKLNNVAWAFGLGLERLAMVLFDIPDIRLFWSNDERFTSQFSKGQLGIKFKTFSKYPPCYKDMSFWINESFTENNLCEVVRGIAGDLVEEVSLIDNFTNKKGMTSHCYRIAYRSMERSLTDEEINGLQMSVREQVQSKLNVVLR; from the exons ATGGCTCTGTCTCTAGTCCACTCCACTCTCTTCTCCAAAACTTCCCAACTCTTTCTCCACACTAAAACTGGATTCTCTCACTTCTCTTCCTCTATTCCTTTCTCCTCCTCTGCTCTCCCTTCAAACCCCAAAACTTGGAGACGACCTGTCATTTCTGCTCTTGAACTTGGTGGTGTCAAGATTGCCAGAGATG ATGTGGTGAGGGATGACCCTACAAATAATGTACCGGATACAATATTTTCTAAGCTTGGATTGCAACTTCATAGGAGGGATCAACATCCACTTGGGATTTTGAAGAATACGATATATGATTATTTTGATACCAATTACTCAAATAAGTTCGACAAGTTTGACGAACTTTGCCCAATTGTTTCTGTAAAACAG AATTTTGATGATGTCTTGGTTCCAGCTGATCATGTAAGCAGGAGCTATAATGACACATACTATGTCGACTCTCAAACTGTTTTAAGATGCCATACAAGTGCACATCAGGCAGAGCTGTTGAGGAAGGGTCACACCCACTTTCTTGTAACTGGAGATGTCTATCGCAGAGATTCTATTGATTCAACTCACTACCCTGTTTTCCATCAG ATGGAAGGGTTTCGTGTTTTTTCTCCTGATGAATGGGAGGCATCTGGCGTGGATGGCACATCTTTTGCAGCTGAGGATTTAAAGAAATGTCTTGAGGGTTTGGCAACACATTTATTTG GTGCTGTGGAGATGCGCTGGGTCGATACATATTTTCCTTTCACCAATCCATCGTTTGAACTTGAGATATATTTTCAG GAGAAGTGGCTGGAAGTTTTAGGCTGTGGGGTGACAGAGCAAGAAATTTTAAAGAGGAATGGAAAACTTAATAATGTTGCTTGGGCTTTTGGACTTGGTTTGGAGCGACTTGCAATGGTTCTGTTTGATATCCCTGATATCCGGCTTTTCTGGTCAAATGATGAGCGATTTACTTCTCAG TTTTCTAAAGGTCAGCTAGGAATCAAATTCAAGACATTCTCAAAG TATCCTCCTTGTTACAAGGACATGAGTTTTTGGATCAATGAATCATTTACAGAAAACAATTTATGTGAAGTTGTCAGAGGAATTGCTGGGGATCTTGTTGAGGAg GTGAGCTTGATAGACAATTTTACAAACAAGAAAGGAATGACAAGTCACTGCTACAGGATTGCTTACCGATCCATGGAACGTTCACTTACTGACGAGGAAATCAATGGTTTGcag ATGTCTGTGAGAGAACAGGTGCAAAGCAAGCTAAATGTCGTGCTAAGATGA
- the LOC118035473 gene encoding uncharacterized protein gives MEEMTEPERVAGGGVALSFTVNDDEAMLNSPKVLPPRLERRLLGEPKTPPSVEEIEAKLREANLRRQRYYELLSSKARSSTSKSGLRDCLQAEEDLGQKIKARLNAAQQKRLSILTEAQMRLARLDEHRQEAKSGLEMRFEKKRGELGMKVESRVQQARANRMLLLKAYGQRRAVRRERAAQSLMQKMTQEIKYKESVRSAIYQKRAAAERKRLGLLEAERKKAHSRILQVQQVATSIYSQREIERKQIKDQLEYKLQKAKKQRAEYLRQRRNLNSQAHFNSKTMHEQGEYLSRKLTRCWRRFVKLRKTTLSLAKAYMSLQINQESVKSMPFVQLALCIESATTIQIVKAFVNRLESRITLSQEVTGNLSSLSKIDHLLKYAALPSHKGPSSNATRRGAKMIKSSKLSRYPVRVLLCAYMIMGHPAEVFSGVGECEIVLADSAANFIQEFELLVKIIIDGPIKTSQEIASANPSQKTFRSQLEAFDKAWCIYLHRFVAWKSKDAKLLEKDLVRAACQLELSLLQTCKLTSRNDGGLTRDMYGIKKQVLEEQKLLRETLQHLSGNGGLEHMEHALSDVRSRFVEAEKSGTSMASSTSDILSSFSRNSLEGSSISGFGETRDLAECIGKSSHQILSLSQADDSSPVKELDPSPSKRTINSIVPSDSMLANENELLVNEILHEHHRGFADSLNVTDEDQNSLKAKVRETMEKAFWDGITESMQQDEPDLGWVLKLMKEVRDELCEMSPQSWREEIVESIDVDILSQVLKSGTLDMDYLGRILEFALVTLQKLSAPANDEEIKTSHDNLLKELREISQAVDISNASFSLLMIKGLRFILKEIQILKTEISRARIRLVEPLIKGPAGLEYLKKAFADRYGSPADATSLLPLTRKWMASVHAVAEQEWEEYVDSVSATTSDTQVSIPTALRTGGSVLTTSKIGPSTSTTGLEQPGCTGEKADLLIRLGLMKLVIGVGGLTLEALPETLKLNLSRLRHVQSQLQKIITISTSALVLRQTLLTENLVTSSVDMENVVSECAKKLSELLDSVEDVGILEIVDTISAVSKSSGQDSNDEKLRARKEVMSSMLVKSLQAGDAIFELVSRSIYLAMKGAVLGGSGSKGRELVETALRRVGATLLSNRVMEAAEVLVVVAMVSLSVHGEWYEELIKDL, from the exons ATGGAGGAGATGACAGAACCGGAGAGGGTAGCAGGAGGAGGAGTGGCTTTGAGTTTCACGGTTAACGATGACGAAGCGATGTTAAATTCTCCTAAGGTTCTTCCTCCGAGATTAGAAAGACGTTTGCTTGGAGAGCCCAAAACACCACCCTCTGTCGAAGAAATCGAAGCTAAGCTCCGTGAAGCCAATCTCCGTCGCCAG CGATATTATGAATTGTTGTCGAGTAAAGCACGGTCGTCAACTTCAAAAAGCGGTTTAAGGGATTGTTTACAAGCAGAGGAGGATCTGGGGCAGAAAATTAAAGCAAGGCTCAATGCTGCTCAACAGAAAAg GCTAAGCATTCTTACTGAGGCTCAGATGCGCCTGGCAAGGTTAGATGAGCACCGGCAAGAAGCTAAAAGTGGACTAGAAATGCGTTTTGAGAAGAAGCGGGGTGAGCTTGGCATGAAGGTTGAGTCACGGGTTCAGCAAGCACGGGCAAACCGGATGCTTCTTCTTAAAGCTTATGGACAAAGGAGAGCAGTAAGGAGAGAGCGAGCTGCTCAGTCATTGATGCAAAAAATGACCCAAGAGATCAAGTACAAAGAGAGTGTTCGTTCTGCAATTTACCAAAAACGTGCTGCTGCTGAGAGAAAACGGCTGGGATTGTTGGAAGCAGAAAGGAAAAAGGCCCATTCAAGGATATTGCAAGTTCAGCAGGTAGCTACGTCCATCTATAGTCAACGGGAGATTGAGAGAAAACAGATAAAGGACCAGTTGGAATATAAGCTCCAGAAG GCTAAGAAACAAAGGGCAGAATATTTGAGGCAAAGAAGAAACCTGAATAGCCAAGCACATTTCAACTCAAAAACGATGCATGAGCAGGGGGAATATCTGTCAAGAAAGTTAACAAG GTGCTGGAGGCGGTTTGTAAAATTGAGGAAAACTACTCTCTCTTTGGCAAAAGCTTATATGTCGTTACAAATTAACCAAGAATCGGTTAAATCAATGCCATTTGTGCAGCTTGCTCTCTGTATTGAGTCAGCAACAACCATTCAAATTGTGAAAGCCTTTGTCAACCGGCTAGAGAGTCGCATCACACTCTCACAGGAAGTTACAGGTAACCTATCTAGTCTTTCCAAAATCGATCACCTTCTAAAGTACGCTGCTTTACCAAGTCATAAGGGCCCTTCAAGCAATGCTACAAGAAGAGGAGCAAAAATGATTAAGTCTAGTAAACTATCAAGGTACCCTGTCAGAGTTTTGCTCTGTGCTTACATGATAATGGGACACCCAGCTGAGGTTTTCAGTGGAGTGGGTGAGTGTGAGATTGTGCTGGCTGACTCTGCAGCCAACTTTATTCAAGAGTTTGAGTTGTTGGTCAAAATTATAATAGACGGCCCCATTAAAACGTCACAGGAAATAGCCTCTGCAAATCCAAGTCAAAAGACTTTCAGATCTCAGCTGGAAGCCTTTGATAAAGCTTGGTGCATTTACCTGCATCGCTTTGTAGCATGGAAGTCTAAGGATGCGAAGTTGTTAGAGAAGGATTTAGTGAGAGCTGCTTGCCAGCTTGAGCTCTCTCTGTTGCAAACCTGCAAGCTGACTTCCAGAAATGATGGTGGTCTTACTCGTGATATGTATGGTATTAAAAAACAG GTTTTAGAAGAGCAGAAACTTCTTAGGGAAACCTTACAGCATCTGAGTGGCAATGGTGGGCTGGAACATATGGAACATGCTCTCTCTGATGTGCGGTCTAGATTTGTTGAAGCTGAGAAATCTGGGACTTCAATGGCATCTTCTACTTCAGATATTTTATCTTCCTTTTCACGCAATTCCCTTGAGGGCTCTTCAATTTCTGGCTTTGGTGAGACGCGTGATCTGGCTGAATGTATTGGAAAGTCAAGCCACCAAATTCTCTCCTTATCTCAGGCAGATGATTCTTCCCCCGTCAAAGAACTTGATCCTTCACCTTCTAAAAGAACCATAAATAGCATTGTGCCCTCTGACTCCATGTTGGCCAATGAGAATGAATTACTAGTAAATGAAATTCTCCATGAACATCACCGTGGTTTTGCTGATAGTCTTAATGTTACTGATGAAGATCAGAATAGCCTCAAG GCAAAAGTAAGAGAGACTATGGAAAAAGCTTTCTGGGATGGAATCACAGAATCCATGCAACAGGATGAACCTGATTTAGGTTGGGTTCTTAAACTCATGAAGGAAGTCAGGGATGAGCTCTGTGAGATGTCTCCTCAGAGTTGGAGAGAGGAGATTGTTGAGAGTATTGATGTTGATATTCTTTCCCAG GTGCTCAAATCAGGAACTTTAGATATGGATTATCTTGGTAGGATTCTAGAGTTTGCACTAGTCACGTTGCAGAAACTTTCTGCTCCTGCAAATGATGAGGAGATCAAGACCTCTCATGATAATTTACTGAAAGAACTAAGAGAGATATCTCAAGCTGTGGATATATCAAATGCTTCATTTTCCCTCTTAATGATTAAAGGTCTGCGCTTTATCCTGAAGGAGATTCAG ATTCTGAAGACTGAGATTAGTAGAGCACGCATTAGACTTGTGGAACCACTCATCAAAGGACCTGCTGGTTTGGAATATCTGAAAAAAGCTTTCGCTGACCGATATGGTTCTCCTGCTGATGCTACATCCTTGCTACCTCTGACGAGGAAATGGATGGCATCTGTGCATGCAGTTGCTGAACAGGAGTGGGAAGAGTACGTAGATTCTGTATCTGCTACAACAAGTGATACCCAAGTGTCTATTCCAACAGCACTTAGGACTGGAGGCAGTGTTTTAACAACATCAAAAATTGGACCTTCAACTTCCACAACAG GTCTCGAACAGCCAGGATGCACGGGAGAAAAGGCTGACTTGTTGATTAGGCTTGGCTTGATGAAGCTTGTGATCGGAGTAGGAGGGCTGACTCTTGAAGCTCTGCCCGAAACTCTCAAACTTAATCTATCCAGGCTAAGACATGTCCAATCACAACTTCAGAAAATCATTACCATCTCTACAAG TGCATTGGTCCTTAGGCAAACCCTTCTGACAGAGAACTTGGTAACTAGTTCTGTGGACATGGAGAATGTAGTATCTGAGTGTGCGAAGAAGCTTTCTGAGCTATTAGACAGCGTGGAAGATGTGGGTATTTTGGAAATTGTTGATACAATTAGTGCGGTATCAAAAAGCAGTGGCCAAGATTCAAATGATGAAAAGCTCCGAGCAAGGAAGGAGGTTATGTCAAGCATGTTGGTGAAAAGCTTGCAAGCCGGGGATGCTATATTTGAGCTGGTGTCTCGCTCTATTTATCTGGCTATGAAGGGGGCTGTGTTGGGAGGAAGTGGATCTAAAGGAAGGGAATTGGTGGAGACAGCTCTTCGGCGAGTGGGAGCAACTCTTCTTTCAAATAGGGTAATGGAGGCTGCTGAAGTTCTTGTTGTGGTGGCAATGGTTTCCTTGAGTGTTCATGGCGAATGGTATGAAGAATTGATCAAGGATCTGTAA